One genomic segment of Intestinimonas butyriciproducens includes these proteins:
- a CDS encoding sensor domain-containing diguanylate cyclase, translated as MKDARRRGLIRYLPVLILFLCYLAVCLGLFFWQVGNAIEKNTLQSLRSNVQRQCYHFRSMLDIQFSTLESLADHMGRQESLLASDNLDLLQSAIRGGEFSRTMLITPDGTGYSSDDAVTHVGQRAYFQQALAGHRAVSDPLESSLDGSNKVVLAVPVRDHAHRVLGVLGGAYDLGSLSQFPYSGTGYSFIVTTEGSMVSIDPRISIEENSDFFQYYSRMEVHSGNSMEQIRDDFQSGTSGYSLLSRGSDLRYLVYEPSGMGNGWMTCYVVSTDQALEDYRFIHQYEVILTAAFLVGMAVLLWYLLRSSFLERRALLRRAQSDPLTGLMNQAGTRESITDWLADGGCNGALLMLDLDHFKHVNDTWGHQVGDEVLRQAAAILQSHFRQGDIIGRMGGDEFMVLMRDIRDPGAVERNLERLRLQFHRLQIPEFPQIHITCSVGASLCPAHGQTFEVLYQRADHALYQSKRRGRDSWCIYRDERPT; from the coding sequence TTGAAAGACGCTCGCCGGCGCGGACTGATCCGCTACCTGCCTGTTCTGATCCTCTTCCTCTGTTATCTGGCCGTTTGCTTGGGTCTTTTTTTCTGGCAGGTCGGCAATGCGATTGAGAAAAACACGCTCCAGTCCCTGCGCTCCAATGTGCAGAGGCAGTGCTATCATTTCCGTTCCATGCTGGACATCCAGTTTTCCACGCTCGAATCTCTGGCCGACCATATGGGGCGGCAGGAGTCGCTGCTCGCCTCGGACAATCTCGACCTGCTCCAATCCGCCATACGGGGCGGAGAATTCTCCCGTACGATGCTGATCACGCCGGATGGCACCGGCTATTCCAGCGATGACGCTGTCACCCATGTGGGCCAGAGGGCCTATTTCCAGCAGGCGCTGGCAGGGCATCGCGCAGTCAGCGATCCCTTGGAGAGCTCTTTGGACGGCAGCAATAAGGTCGTGCTGGCCGTGCCGGTCCGGGATCACGCCCACCGCGTTCTGGGTGTGCTGGGCGGCGCCTATGACCTGGGCAGCCTCAGCCAATTTCCCTACTCCGGCACCGGATATTCCTTTATCGTCACCACAGAGGGCAGCATGGTCTCCATTGACCCCAGGATCTCCATAGAGGAAAATTCCGACTTTTTTCAGTACTATAGCCGTATGGAGGTGCACTCAGGCAACTCCATGGAGCAGATCAGGGACGATTTCCAGTCCGGAACAAGCGGCTACTCTCTTCTCTCCCGCGGCAGTGATCTCCGCTATCTGGTCTACGAGCCGTCCGGGATGGGGAACGGCTGGATGACGTGCTACGTCGTCTCCACCGACCAGGCGCTGGAGGATTACCGCTTCATCCATCAATACGAGGTGATCCTCACCGCCGCCTTCCTGGTGGGAATGGCAGTTCTGCTGTGGTATCTGCTCAGGAGCAGCTTCCTGGAGCGGCGTGCCCTGCTCCGGCGCGCCCAGAGCGACCCTCTCACCGGCCTGATGAATCAGGCCGGTACCCGGGAATCCATCACCGACTGGCTGGCGGACGGGGGATGCAACGGCGCTCTTCTGATGCTGGATCTGGATCACTTCAAGCATGTCAACGACACCTGGGGACACCAGGTCGGGGATGAAGTCCTCCGCCAGGCCGCCGCGATCTTGCAGAGCCACTTCCGGCAGGGGGATATTATCGGCCGCATGGGGGGCGACGAATTCATGGTCCTTATGCGGGATATCCGGGACCCGGGTGCGGTGGAGCGGAACCTGGAGCGGCTACGGCTCCAGTTCCACCGTCTCCAGATCCCCGAATTCCCCCAGATCCATATTACCTGCAGCGTGGGAGCTTCGCTTTGTCCCGCGCATGGACAGACCTTTGAGGTTCTCTACCAGCGCGCCGACCACGCCCTCTATCAGTCCAAGCGTCGGGGCAGGGACAGTTGGTGCATCTATCGGGATGAGCGCCCGACCTGA
- a CDS encoding DUF3888 domain-containing protein, translating to MRDTLPKPENLSALFLKLIIAVASPHIKQIFFDGERVCMIICFKRSKMILATIVVLLIIPAIMAVSKHICPEDTAKAVSTVFENQATSDKALVYLFMDRIQEQSDEFYAPYYTISSTIAYYFASVKEVREDGANLYITFSTLPYIGPHDTMGEDEIMFLINHSGEIAPAGLRHLRNYPLPDNLANIARGPLPPITND from the coding sequence ATGCGGGACACCCTACCAAAACCCGAAAACCTATCGGCTCTTTTCTTGAAACTCATTATAGCCGTGGCAAGCCCGCATATCAAGCAAATATTCTTTGATGGGGAGAGGGTCTGCATGATAATTTGCTTTAAGCGTTCCAAAATGATTTTGGCCACGATTGTTGTACTTTTGATTATTCCAGCGATCATGGCCGTTTCCAAACATATATGTCCCGAAGATACCGCAAAGGCTGTCTCAACGGTTTTTGAAAATCAGGCAACGAGCGATAAAGCGCTGGTCTATCTGTTCATGGATAGAATACAGGAGCAGAGCGACGAGTTCTATGCGCCCTACTATACCATTAGTTCTACCATCGCTTATTATTTCGCATCTGTAAAAGAAGTGAGAGAGGATGGCGCAAACCTTTATATTACATTTTCTACGTTACCATACATCGGCCCCCATGATACGATGGGAGAAGATGAAATTATGTTCCTTATAAATCACTCCGGGGAAATCGCTCCCGCAGGATTAAGACATCTGAGAAACTATCCATTACCGGATAACCTCGCCAATATAGCGCGAGGGCCGCTGCCCCCAATCACAAATGATTAG
- a CDS encoding type II toxin-antitoxin system prevent-host-death family antitoxin — MPNIKPISDLRNYTEVLHDVAVGAPVFLTKNGRGRYAIVDMHDYEKTQATLKLMNELAKGRKSGEEKGWLTLEAVEEHLGIAHE, encoded by the coding sequence ATGCCAAACATTAAACCCATCTCTGACCTCCGCAATTATACCGAGGTACTGCACGATGTGGCCGTAGGTGCTCCTGTCTTTCTGACAAAGAACGGGCGCGGCAGATACGCCATTGTGGATATGCACGACTATGAAAAGACACAGGCAACCCTCAAGCTGATGAATGAACTTGCCAAGGGCCGCAAGTCCGGCGAGGAAAAGGGGTGGTTGACTTTGGAGGCCGTAGAGGAACATCTCGGGATCGCGCATGAATAA
- a CDS encoding type II toxin-antitoxin system RelE/ParE family toxin, whose translation MNNLYLSPEAQDDLSEIKAYIAEDLENPQAALSTVTKITKTIRMLQEHALIGVPLSAIADVNSDYRYLISGSYMIFYRVTGKDVFIDRVLYGRRDYLRILFGDIAEDEISQL comes from the coding sequence ATGAATAATTTGTATTTGTCTCCCGAGGCGCAGGACGATCTTTCTGAAATCAAAGCATATATCGCAGAGGATCTGGAAAATCCACAGGCTGCGCTTTCCACGGTTACAAAGATCACTAAGACCATCCGTATGCTGCAAGAGCACGCGCTGATCGGTGTGCCTCTTTCCGCTATCGCTGATGTCAACAGCGATTACCGCTATCTTATCAGCGGCAGCTACATGATCTTTTACCGAGTGACTGGCAAAGACGTTTTCATTGATCGAGTGCTGTATGGCCGTCGCGATTATCTGCGTATCCTGTTCGGTGATATAGCCGAAGATGAAATATCACAATTATAG
- a CDS encoding sigma-54 interaction domain-containing protein has protein sequence MPFSFDKSLLDNVDVGIVVYDKDGWVQFVNATHLKFSYYTYEDFQHFNTYDIYRSKVSNICLFDKAVKTKRPATAIQHTYHGRDDSSYDKLVTAIPILDEFGNIANVVSTFVDLNDFHTKYNTAQRESNITYDMSSSKKYQAQVIYGSGEMQRLLDTAKVIAATDVPVLITGESGTGKEVLANFIHNNSSRWESDMVVVDCASLPEHLLEAELFGYEKGAFTGANASGKRGLIEIADGGTLFLDEINSMPLALQGKLLRVLETQQVKRIGALKGKNIDFRIIAATNADLTTCIQDGAFRVDLYYRLNVMPLTIPPLRERTGDIIPLCKHFLSRAFKRYGKTKTLSPTAYQTLEHYDWPGNVRELKNFIERLVITSSDFSGEIHTIPPEMFGADANLSRLDRKPKVSSLSLSQSEEKELNDIVSALYRSGGNRSLAAEQLGVSRRTLQYKLKKYRIKVNMEPQVYIGETPAAKE, from the coding sequence TTGCCGTTCTCTTTTGACAAGAGCCTGCTGGACAATGTAGATGTCGGCATTGTGGTCTACGACAAGGATGGCTGGGTTCAGTTTGTCAACGCGACCCATCTCAAATTCAGCTATTACACGTACGAGGACTTCCAGCACTTCAACACCTACGACATCTATCGCTCCAAGGTGAGCAACATCTGTCTGTTCGACAAGGCGGTAAAGACCAAGAGGCCGGCCACCGCCATCCAGCACACCTATCACGGCCGTGATGACAGCAGCTACGACAAGCTGGTCACCGCCATTCCCATCCTTGATGAATTTGGAAATATTGCCAATGTCGTCAGCACCTTTGTGGATCTCAACGATTTTCATACCAAGTACAACACTGCCCAGCGGGAGTCCAACATCACCTACGATATGAGCTCCTCCAAGAAGTATCAGGCGCAGGTCATTTACGGCAGCGGGGAGATGCAGCGGCTGCTCGACACCGCAAAAGTGATCGCCGCCACGGATGTTCCCGTTCTGATCACGGGTGAATCCGGTACCGGCAAGGAGGTCCTGGCCAATTTCATCCACAACAACAGCTCCCGCTGGGAGAGCGACATGGTGGTCGTGGACTGTGCTTCCCTGCCGGAGCATCTGCTGGAAGCCGAGCTCTTCGGTTATGAGAAAGGGGCTTTTACCGGCGCAAACGCCTCCGGCAAGCGGGGCCTCATCGAGATCGCCGACGGCGGGACCCTTTTTCTGGACGAGATAAACTCTATGCCCTTGGCGCTCCAGGGCAAGCTGCTCCGCGTACTGGAGACCCAGCAGGTGAAGCGGATCGGCGCTCTGAAGGGGAAAAACATCGACTTCCGTATCATCGCCGCCACGAATGCCGACCTGACCACCTGCATCCAGGACGGCGCCTTCCGGGTGGACCTCTATTACCGTCTGAACGTCATGCCGCTGACCATTCCTCCCCTGCGGGAGCGCACAGGAGATATCATTCCGCTGTGCAAGCACTTTCTTTCCCGCGCCTTCAAGCGATATGGGAAAACCAAGACCCTCTCCCCCACCGCCTACCAGACGCTGGAGCATTATGACTGGCCCGGCAATGTCCGGGAGCTGAAAAACTTCATCGAGCGGTTGGTCATTACCAGCAGCGATTTTTCCGGAGAGATACACACCATTCCGCCGGAGATGTTCGGAGCCGACGCCAATTTGAGCCGGCTTGACCGCAAACCCAAAGTCAGCAGCCTGTCACTCTCCCAGTCGGAAGAGAAGGAGCTGAACGACATCGTGTCCGCCCTCTACCGCAGCGGCGGCAATCGGAGCCTGGCCGCCGAGCAGCTTGGGGTCTCCCGCCGGACCTTGCAATACAAGCTGAAAAAGTACCGTATCAAGGTCAATATGGAACCTCAGGTATATATCGGAGAAACGCCCGCGGCCAAAGAGTGA
- a CDS encoding tripartite tricarboxylate transporter TctB family protein has translation MSIQESKAEKMLGIFFVVLGILLVVAIIPWQIAAVETEWYNAPRFFPYVISGLMILLGVLLSWSGAKKKNMEGQETYSISKNGLMSVVVTLLLICIYVGALHFIPYLPCTIVALGALMWFFGQRDLRKLIPIAVILPVIVYFGFTELLKLRLP, from the coding sequence ATGTCTATCCAGGAAAGCAAGGCAGAAAAAATGCTGGGCATCTTTTTTGTCGTCTTGGGTATTCTGCTGGTTGTCGCCATCATTCCCTGGCAGATCGCGGCCGTTGAAACAGAGTGGTACAATGCCCCCCGGTTTTTCCCCTATGTGATTTCCGGGCTCATGATTTTGCTGGGTGTTCTCCTGTCCTGGTCTGGAGCAAAAAAGAAAAACATGGAGGGGCAAGAGACATACAGTATCTCCAAGAACGGGCTGATGTCCGTAGTTGTCACGCTGCTCCTGATCTGCATCTATGTGGGCGCGCTCCATTTCATCCCCTATCTGCCCTGCACCATCGTGGCACTAGGGGCGCTGATGTGGTTCTTTGGCCAGCGGGATCTCCGCAAGCTCATCCCCATTGCGGTCATTCTGCCCGTCATTGTCTACTTCGGATTCACCGAGCTGCTCAAGCTGAGACTGCCGTAA
- a CDS encoding tripartite tricarboxylate transporter permease, with amino-acid sequence MDLFALMGQAFLSVLAPENLLYLVGGVIIGLIMGAIPGLTATMAIALIIPFTYYLTPTQSLIMLLAAYNAGTFGGSMSAILIGTPGTPAAAATVADGYALGKQGKAGKAIKTALFSSAFGCLFSSIVLMFVAQPIAKYALNFGPAEYTILMLFALTIIASAAGKSMIKGLLGGCLGLLFGCIGLDQGFTTPRLTFGILKLTSGVDLVVMMIGILAMSQILHSVESTGLGNARPNLPPPACKDDDRMTLKEAKSFLPHWLRSSALGCGIGALPGLGPALACYIGYDVGKKFSKHPEKFGKGSTEGVACSESANNAVCGANMIPLLALGVPGDTGAAILMGAFMVQGLTPGPLVFMESPDTVYNVYAGLILCNIALVVVALLTWRGFKAICSVSTSIIFPCVCLFCVVGVYALSSSLVDVWVMLFFSVVGYILTKFKFPLPTVIIGFILSPLFEKNFRRALVLGHGDPAMFFSSPLCIAFWAVTIVAVVLILRGKRKDKNLQDGL; translated from the coding sequence ATGGATCTATTTGCACTAATGGGCCAGGCATTCCTTTCGGTCCTTGCCCCGGAAAACCTGCTCTACTTGGTGGGCGGTGTTATCATTGGCCTGATCATGGGCGCCATTCCTGGCCTTACCGCTACCATGGCCATCGCCCTGATCATTCCGTTTACGTATTATCTCACCCCCACCCAGTCCCTCATCATGCTGCTGGCCGCCTATAACGCCGGCACCTTCGGCGGCTCTATGTCGGCCATCCTCATCGGCACCCCCGGTACCCCTGCCGCCGCCGCCACCGTGGCCGACGGCTATGCACTGGGGAAACAGGGGAAAGCGGGGAAGGCCATTAAGACGGCGCTTTTCTCTTCGGCTTTCGGATGCCTCTTCTCCAGCATCGTGCTGATGTTCGTGGCCCAGCCCATCGCCAAATATGCCCTGAACTTCGGTCCTGCTGAGTATACGATTCTGATGCTCTTCGCTCTCACGATTATCGCTTCGGCGGCGGGCAAGTCAATGATCAAGGGCCTGCTGGGCGGCTGTCTGGGCCTCCTCTTCGGTTGCATCGGCCTGGATCAGGGTTTTACCACGCCTCGCCTGACCTTCGGTATTCTGAAGCTGACCTCCGGCGTTGACCTGGTGGTCATGATGATCGGTATTTTGGCTATGTCCCAGATCCTCCACTCCGTGGAGAGCACCGGACTGGGCAACGCCCGACCCAACCTGCCGCCCCCCGCCTGTAAAGATGACGATCGTATGACCCTGAAGGAGGCAAAATCCTTCCTGCCCCACTGGCTGCGGTCCTCCGCGCTGGGCTGCGGCATTGGCGCCCTGCCGGGCCTTGGGCCCGCGCTGGCCTGCTACATCGGCTATGACGTGGGCAAAAAGTTCTCCAAGCATCCCGAGAAATTCGGAAAGGGTTCTACCGAGGGCGTGGCCTGTTCCGAGTCGGCCAACAACGCCGTCTGCGGCGCCAACATGATTCCTCTGCTGGCATTGGGCGTCCCCGGTGATACCGGCGCCGCCATCCTCATGGGCGCGTTCATGGTGCAGGGTTTGACGCCGGGCCCCCTGGTATTCATGGAATCTCCCGACACGGTGTATAACGTCTACGCCGGACTGATCCTCTGCAATATCGCGCTGGTGGTGGTTGCACTGCTGACATGGCGCGGGTTCAAGGCGATCTGCTCCGTGAGCACCTCCATCATTTTCCCCTGTGTCTGCCTGTTCTGTGTGGTGGGCGTGTATGCCCTGAGCAGCAGCCTGGTGGATGTGTGGGTCATGCTGTTCTTCTCCGTGGTAGGCTATATCCTCACGAAGTTCAAGTTCCCGCTGCCCACTGTGATCATCGGCTTTATCCTCTCGCCCCTCTTTGAGAAAAACTTCCGTCGGGCTCTGGTCCTTGGCCATGGCGACCCCGCCATGTTCTTCTCCTCTCCTCTGTGCATTGCCTTCTGGGCGGTCACCATCGTTGCCGTGGTCCTGATCCTCCGTGGCAAGCGGAAGGACAAGAATCTCCAGGACGGCCTGTAA
- a CDS encoding 3-keto-5-aminohexanoate cleavage protein, translating into MKSKKLIITAALCGAGTMKSQTPYVPVTPEEIAADAVACAKAGASVIHIHVRDDEGKNTMETERFCHVVNLVREELAKANLDAVLNLTSSGSKFSEDMRLAHLPILKPEMCSYDPGSMNWANSYIFANSPSFLERLGTLCQKEAIKPECEVFDGGMMGNIEYYMKKGFLSSPIHYQFVLGVSGGMPGNADSLAYLLPKMLPGSTWSITGIGRDHLPCMLLGLAEGCDGLRVGLEDNIFLEKGVLATNAQLVERACKLVELAGRTIATAADARELLGLTKHV; encoded by the coding sequence ATGAAAAGCAAAAAACTCATTATCACCGCGGCACTCTGCGGGGCGGGCACCATGAAATCCCAGACGCCCTATGTGCCCGTCACACCCGAGGAGATCGCCGCCGACGCTGTGGCCTGCGCCAAGGCCGGCGCCTCCGTCATCCACATCCACGTCCGGGACGACGAGGGCAAGAATACCATGGAGACCGAGCGCTTCTGCCACGTGGTCAACCTGGTCCGGGAGGAGCTGGCCAAGGCCAATCTGGACGCCGTCCTCAACCTCACCTCCTCCGGCTCCAAGTTCTCCGAGGATATGCGCCTTGCCCACCTGCCCATCCTCAAGCCGGAGATGTGCTCCTACGACCCCGGCTCCATGAACTGGGCCAACAGCTACATCTTTGCCAACAGCCCCTCCTTCCTGGAGCGCCTGGGCACCCTCTGCCAGAAGGAGGCCATCAAGCCTGAGTGCGAGGTCTTTGACGGCGGCATGATGGGCAACATCGAATATTACATGAAGAAGGGCTTTTTGAGCTCACCCATCCACTATCAATTCGTGCTGGGCGTGTCGGGCGGCATGCCGGGCAACGCCGACTCGCTGGCCTATCTGCTGCCCAAGATGCTCCCCGGCTCCACCTGGTCCATCACGGGCATCGGCAGGGACCATCTGCCCTGCATGCTACTGGGCCTGGCCGAGGGCTGCGACGGCCTGCGGGTGGGTCTGGAGGACAATATCTTCCTGGAGAAGGGCGTCCTGGCCACCAACGCGCAGCTGGTGGAGCGGGCCTGCAAACTGGTGGAGCTGGCCGGCCGCACCATCGCCACCGCCGCCGACGCCCGGGAGCTTCTGGGTCTGACGAAACATGTCTGA
- a CDS encoding ketopantoate reductase family protein — translation MIQRIAVMGAGSLGTILGAYLSKAGRDVVLIDAYQAHVDALNQNGAHITGAVEMTVPVKAITPEQMEGQYDLFFYLAKQTYNDVAIPQMMAHMGEGSVICTGQNGLPERAVSKAVGVHRTLGSPVGWGATFMGPGCSALTSTSQAFYLGTLDGQITEKLLEVKSILEDMCPVHVSENLMGYRWTKLLVNCTFSGLSASFGCTFGDVLDDPRAVRLAVKLGAECIAVAKGCGVRMEPHSLAGDLDQVFVWGDEDTIARSVAAVRKGWEPHRKLVASMAQDLAHGRKCEIDAINGVASESGVDAHVPTPINDMVVHVVKGIQDGKWKGSFDNLKFFEGLY, via the coding sequence ATGATACAGCGAATCGCCGTGATGGGCGCGGGATCTCTGGGCACGATCCTGGGGGCTTATCTCTCAAAGGCCGGCAGGGACGTGGTGCTGATCGACGCCTATCAAGCGCATGTGGACGCCCTGAATCAAAACGGCGCCCATATTACCGGCGCGGTGGAGATGACGGTGCCCGTGAAGGCCATTACCCCGGAGCAGATGGAAGGGCAATATGACCTGTTCTTCTATCTGGCTAAGCAGACCTACAATGATGTGGCCATTCCTCAAATGATGGCCCATATGGGCGAGGGGAGCGTCATCTGTACGGGACAGAACGGACTGCCGGAACGGGCGGTCAGCAAGGCGGTGGGGGTCCACAGGACCCTCGGTTCCCCCGTGGGATGGGGCGCCACTTTCATGGGGCCCGGCTGCTCCGCCCTCACCTCCACCTCGCAAGCCTTCTATCTGGGGACACTGGATGGACAGATCACAGAGAAGCTTCTGGAGGTCAAATCCATTCTGGAGGATATGTGCCCGGTCCATGTGTCGGAGAACCTGATGGGTTACCGCTGGACCAAGCTGCTGGTCAACTGCACCTTCAGCGGACTTTCGGCCAGCTTTGGCTGCACCTTTGGCGATGTGCTGGACGATCCGAGAGCGGTCCGCCTGGCCGTAAAACTGGGTGCGGAGTGCATTGCTGTGGCCAAGGGCTGCGGGGTCAGGATGGAGCCCCACTCTCTGGCGGGAGACTTGGATCAGGTCTTCGTCTGGGGGGATGAGGATACCATCGCCCGATCCGTGGCAGCGGTCCGGAAGGGCTGGGAGCCCCACCGGAAACTGGTGGCCAGCATGGCCCAGGACCTCGCCCATGGACGCAAGTGCGAGATCGACGCCATCAACGGCGTGGCCAGCGAGTCCGGGGTCGACGCCCATGTGCCCACCCCGATCAATGATATGGTGGTCCATGTGGTAAAGGGCATCCAGGACGGGAAATGGAAGGGCTCCTTCGATAACCTGAAATTCTTCGAGGGGCTCTACTAA
- a CDS encoding nitroreductase family protein — protein MRSVREIILARRSIRRYLPTPLSRETVEELLEAGRYAPSGHNKQAWRFTAILDQKLLQELNQLVRAGFAALALGEDAPKELRDAKAKAERQGESYHFTYGAPCLIIASNDTSDPNAQASCACALENMFLVACEMGLGSCWVNQLHWLRDDLNLRKKLAELGVPEAHTICGSGVFGHPDGKVPGAPTRKEGTWSIIG, from the coding sequence ATGCGTTCAGTCAGAGAGATCATTCTCGCCCGCCGGAGCATCAGACGATACCTGCCCACACCGCTCTCCCGCGAGACGGTGGAGGAACTGCTGGAGGCGGGGAGATACGCACCCAGCGGACATAACAAACAGGCATGGCGCTTTACAGCAATTCTGGACCAGAAGCTTTTGCAGGAACTCAACCAACTGGTCAGAGCCGGGTTCGCGGCGCTGGCGCTTGGGGAAGATGCGCCCAAGGAGCTGCGCGACGCCAAGGCGAAAGCGGAGCGGCAGGGAGAGAGTTATCACTTCACCTATGGCGCACCGTGCCTGATCATTGCCTCCAATGACACCTCAGACCCCAACGCCCAGGCTTCCTGTGCCTGTGCGCTGGAAAATATGTTCCTTGTGGCCTGTGAGATGGGGCTGGGCTCCTGCTGGGTCAATCAGCTCCACTGGCTCAGGGACGATTTGAATCTGCGCAAAAAGCTGGCAGAACTGGGCGTTCCGGAAGCGCACACAATTTGTGGCAGCGGTGTGTTTGGCCATCCGGACGGAAAAGTGCCCGGTGCCCCGACCAGAAAGGAGGGGACGTGGAGCATCATCGGGTGA
- a CDS encoding tripartite tricarboxylate transporter substrate binding protein — MKKSLIAILLALAMALPMTGCSSSAKSTPTPVPADTSAPADTTPADEGTTAPEGYPDGPISMLVGYTAGGGSDLAMRTFDEFLSPLIGEPLTVSNLPGGGATVAVAQLQNSKADGQTIGLVTLSTQSVSPYSLDLPYTIEDFEYLGAFGAYTYALLVPADSPYQDFDDLLEATKSAPVQVSYTSNLHEMLARKIVAATEADLDTVYYSSTSDAITDLLGGFIPVALGDIASYSSYVTSGQLRVLASCSDDRWPVAEDVPTLVEMGYEGAAMSSYLGLAVPKGTDPAIVSYLSDLVYQVASDPTFQDRLFEVTKLQSLAYTGEEIKAIFEQVYDEAAEIYGPID; from the coding sequence ATGAAGAAATCCCTGATCGCGATTCTCCTGGCCCTTGCAATGGCCCTTCCCATGACTGGCTGCAGCAGCAGCGCAAAGAGCACGCCTACCCCCGTCCCTGCAGACACCTCCGCCCCTGCGGATACCACCCCAGCCGACGAGGGCACCACTGCCCCCGAGGGCTATCCTGACGGCCCCATCTCTATGCTGGTAGGCTATACAGCCGGCGGCGGAAGCGACTTGGCTATGCGTACCTTTGACGAATTCCTCTCTCCCCTGATCGGCGAGCCTCTCACGGTCAGCAACCTCCCCGGCGGAGGCGCCACCGTGGCCGTGGCTCAGCTGCAAAACAGCAAAGCCGATGGCCAGACCATCGGCTTGGTGACCCTGTCCACCCAGTCCGTCAGCCCCTATTCCCTGGACCTGCCTTACACCATTGAAGACTTTGAATATCTGGGCGCTTTCGGCGCGTACACCTATGCCCTGCTGGTTCCCGCCGACTCTCCCTATCAGGACTTTGACGATCTGCTGGAGGCTACCAAGAGCGCACCGGTCCAGGTGTCCTATACCTCTAACCTCCACGAGATGCTGGCCCGCAAGATTGTGGCGGCTACTGAGGCTGATCTGGATACCGTGTACTACTCCTCCACCTCCGATGCCATTACCGACCTGCTGGGCGGCTTCATCCCCGTGGCTCTGGGCGATATCGCCTCCTATTCCTCCTATGTGACTTCGGGACAGCTCCGCGTGCTGGCCAGCTGCTCCGACGACCGCTGGCCTGTGGCCGAGGATGTCCCCACCTTGGTGGAGATGGGCTACGAGGGAGCTGCCATGAGCTCTTACCTGGGTCTCGCTGTGCCCAAGGGCACCGACCCTGCCATCGTCTCCTACCTCAGCGATCTTGTTTATCAGGTCGCCAGTGATCCTACTTTCCAGGACCGCCTGTTTGAGGTGACCAAGCTGCAATCCCTGGCCTATACCGGCGAGGAGATCAAGGCCATCTTCGAGCAGGTCTACGACGAGGCCGCCGAAATCTACGGCCCTATTGACTAA
- the acpP gene encoding acyl carrier protein: MFEQIKAVILDSLSCEPEDITMEARLVEDLEADSLDAVELNMALEEALGYSVADEELQNMKTVGDIVRYLETHQS, translated from the coding sequence ATGTTTGAACAAATAAAAGCTGTGATCTTGGATTCTTTGAGCTGTGAGCCTGAAGATATCACGATGGAGGCCAGGCTGGTGGAGGATCTGGAGGCAGACTCTCTGGATGCCGTGGAGCTGAACATGGCGCTGGAGGAGGCCCTGGGATACTCTGTGGCGGACGAGGAGCTTCAAAATATGAAAACAGTGGGCGATATTGTCCGCTATCTGGAAACCCATCAGAGCTAA